A genomic region of Calonectris borealis unplaced genomic scaffold, bCalBor7.hap1.2 HAP1_SCAFFOLD_33, whole genome shotgun sequence contains the following coding sequences:
- the LOC142076135 gene encoding adenylate cyclase type 10-like translates to MAKTIRLVLQCSRQIQKKHGSHETNVRQNIQLKIGPMDLLIVRQRTWQYFLISGPALDEVCEAQELATAGEVILSAAAWEQCEQQSLRTRRCEGKRARKVTDMDWMPWSESQDVLRRLVQYPMEHRLEGEGAMRPPLMPHDPDAEEEIRKYIPEAALRKLDDRVPLDFFSELRPVTSLFVQLRLAAGSSKEDFCVILRNASRMMLEILRPHNGEINKVLLFDKGCTFLCVFGLTGEKLPYESVHALQCASQISYACPMMLREIQAVSVAVTSGTVFCGVLGHPLRHEYTVIGQKVNLAARMMVNYPGLVSCDAVTYAASRLPPHYFKKLEDKEMKGLEHPGTVYEYLGITKEDIFGMALTTERSEELPLLGREKEIDLFRSCLEAYKELGQRHILAFEGRLGSGRSHLLTELAHLGQEAGYRVVAMKLVEVNMRQSFSALRTLMARALGLHDCESSSARQSVLQEKLQGTIEESSYCHLNDIFLVEFPVSDKVRKMHETERKNELHATWTKVLEKVSISPSFLLGRRRTTTLPAAGSAPQQTTCFFQTIGGEFGIVVIGNAHFIDLASWSIMSPVLRNISLFMVISLAPGYARTENFRKAAADNTTPQKITYLRLAELKPSAVVQKVCKSLGVVSISRDLARFLIQRSSGNPYYCEELLRCLRSNDMLLFRTRRQGEKAEDNWESLIIEASSLPAPSSSSAGTDGRVCIIRPDVNLENTVLPATLKEVVLAQLDRTKPLKQMILKFAAVIGPVFTTQMLSHILPADVRHKMNCLLDMLVSDNILKWLKDTELPEDAQEGPAICPQAEHGMESPCLSRKAVQQQCSVLAFRVPLLREVAYELWPARQRGTLHRKCAAFLEQHAHKCQSCGQGDFVAFHRFAVTSTQDGGSCRSPAEQGDSCSWEALVLAGEQLKRNRIRDTEGMLAAESEQAAELPSKTDGKSSSACSCECEAIVESVLVPLARHYKAMGDTARAFYYLLECAAAYLHVSNIYMALMKLNEAEVLRNSVAERAKVIARFEEATFFSLKGEACWRMGRVKLAKKMIRKALSLLKRHFPRTIVGAFVKSQVEKLPCAAYVARRASSLPQEARRKRLARLLRQSCCLSLLEHLFSLEGTPSGPTFSRLAARMKANTDRAADSYWAADSRHRSA, encoded by the exons aTGGCTAAGACCATCCGCCTGGTGCTGCAATGTAGCCGGCAGATCCAGAAGAAACACGGGAGTCATGAGACGAACGTGCGTCAGAACATCCAGCTGAAGATAG ggcccatggacctcctgatTGTCAGACAGAGGACGTGGCAGTACTTCTTGATCTCTGGCCCGGCCCTGGATGAAGTTTGTGAGGCCCAAGAGCTTGCAACGGCAGGCGAAGTTATCCTCTCGGCCGCCGCCTGGGAGCAATGTGAGCAGCAGAGTCTCAGGACCAGGAGATGTGAAGGCAAAAGAGCTAGGAAG GTTACGGACATGGATTGGATGCCTTGGTCAGAATCCCAAGACGTTTTACGCAGGCTTGTCCAATACCCAATGGAGCACcgcttggaaggggaag gtGCCATGAGGCCTCCTCTTATGCCCCATGACCCTGATGCGGAGGAGGAGATTAGGAAGTACATAccagaagctgctctcaggaag CTTGATGACAGAGTGCCGCTGGACTTCTTCTCTGAGCTACGGCCGGTCACCAGCCTCTTCGTCCAACTGcggctggctgcaggaagcagcaaagaggatttctgcGTAATCCTCCGCAATGCCAGCAGGATGATGCTAGAAATCCTCCGTCCGCACAACGGTGAAATCAACAAAGTCCTCCTGTTTGATAAA ggctgcaCGTTCCTCTGCGTGTTTGGGCTCACCGGAGAAAAGCTGCCCTACGAGAGCGTTCACGCCTTGCAGTGCGCTAGTCAGATCTCCTACGCGTGCCCCATGATGCTCAGGGAAATACA GGCAGTGTCTGTTGCCGTTACCAGCGGGACGGTGTTCTGCGGAGTCCTTGGCCACCCTTTGCGGCACGAATACACAG tcATTGGCCAGAAGGTGAATTTGGCAGCCCGGATGATGGTGAACTACCCTGGGCTGGTGTCCTGTGATGCAGTGACGTACGCCGCCTCTCGGCTGCCCCCTCACTACTTCAAGAAGCTGGAGGACAAGGAGATGAAAGGCCTTGAACACCCTGGCACTGTCTATGAATACCTGGGGATCACCAAGGAGGA CATATTTGGCATGGCTCTTACCACGGAGAGGTCAGAGGAACTCCCCTTGCTGG gtcggGAGAAGGAGATTGACCTCTTTCGCAGCTGCTTGGAAGCCTATAAGGAGTTAGGACAAAGGCACATCCTGGCatttgagggcaggctgggctccggcAGGAGCCACTTACTTACTGAACTGGCCCATTTAGGCCAGGAAGCTGGCTACAG GGTGGTTGCCATGAAACTGGTCGAGGTCAACATGAGGcagtccttctctgccctccGTACCCTGATGGCCAGGGCTCTGGGCCTCCACGACTGTGAATCGAGCAGCGCCAGGCAGAgcgtgctgcaggaaaagctccaAGGGACCATCGAAGAGAGCAGCTATTGCCACCTCAATGACATTTTCCTCGTCGAG TTTCCCGTTTCGGACAAGGTTCGCAAGATGCatgaaacggaaagaaaaaatgaattgcacgCGACTTGGACGAAAGTGCTAGAGAAGGtgagcatttctccttccttcctcctgggtcGCAGAAGGACAACAACCCTGCCGGCTGCGGGCTCTGCGCCACAGCA AACAACCTGCTTTTTTCAGACCATtggaggagaatttggcataGTTGTCATCGGCAATGCCCATTTCATCGACCTTGCCTCCTGGAGTATCATGTCACCCGTGCTCCGAAACATCTCCCTCTTCATGGTCATAAGCTTAGCTCCGGGCTACGCGAGAACAGAGAACTTccgcaaagctgcagcagacaaCACAACACCCCAGAAAATCACCTATCTTCGTCTGGCTGAGCTGAAACCCTCAGCCGTGGTGCAGAAAGTCTGCAAGAGCCTCGGAGTGGTCAGCATCTCCAGGGATCTGGCGAG GTTCCTGATCCAAAGGAGCTCGGGGAACCCATATTACTGCGaggagctgctgcgctgccttcGCAGCAACGACATGCTCCTGTTCCGCACCCGGAGGcagggtgaaaaagcagaggacaacTGGGAGAGCCTGATCA TCGAGGCGtcgtccctcccagcaccctcgaGCTCCAGCGCGGGGACCGACGGCAGGGTCTGCATCATCAGACCAGACGTGAACCTGGAGAACACCGTGCTGCCCGCCACCTTGAAAG AGGTTGTGCTGGCTCAGCTCGACCGGACAAAGCCACTGAAGCAGATGATTTTGAAGTTCGCAGCTGTCATCGGGCCGGTGTTTACCACCCAGATGCTGTCGCACATCCTTCCCGCTGACGTCAGGCACAAGATGAATTGCTTGTTGGACATGCTGGTGAGCGACAACATCCTTAAGTGGCTGAAAgacacagagctgccagaagaTGCCCAAGAGGGGCCAGCCATCTGCCCGCAGGCAGAGCACG GCATGGAGAGCCCCTGTCTGAGCAGGAAGGccgtgcagcagcagtgcagcgtcCTGGCCTTCCGCGTCCCACTGCTGCGGGAGGTTGCCTACGAGCTGTGGCCCGCGAGACAGCGGGGCACCTTGCACCGCAAGTGTGccgccttcctggagcagcacgCACACAAATGCCAGAGCTGCGGCCAAGGGGACTTTGTGGCCTTCCACCGCTTCGCCGTCACCAGCACCCAGGACGGAGGGAGCTGTcggagccctgctgagcagggcgactcgtgcagctgggaggccttggtgttggcaggagaacagctgaagaggaaTAGGATCCGCGACACCGAGGGTATGCT TGCGGCAGAGAGCgaacaggcagctgagctgcccagcaAGACCGACGGGAAGAGCAGCAGCGCATGCTCCTGTGAATGCGAAGCCATCGTGGAATCGGTGCTCGTGCCTTTGGCTCGCCACTACAAGGCGATGGGCGATACTGCCAGAGCCTTTTACTACCTCCTGGAGTGTGCGGCTGCCTACCTGCACGTCTCCAACATCTACATG GCCCTCATGAAGCTGAATGAAGCGGAGGTTCTGAGGAACTCAGTAGCGGAGAGAGCGAAGGTGATAGCccgcttcgaagaggccaccttcttcaGCCTCAAAGGGGAG gccTGCTGGCGTATGGGACGCGtgaagctggcaaagaaaatgatcaggaagGCTTTGAGCCTGCTCAAAAGGCACTTCCCCCGGACCATCGTTGGAGCCTTTGTCAAGTCTCAGGTGGAAAAGTTGCCGTGTGCCGCGTACGTTGCCAGAagagcatcctccctgccgcaggaggcccg gaggaagaggctagcccggctgctgcggcagagctgctgcctttccttactggagcacctcttcagcctggagggaACGCCCAGCGGACCAACGTTCTCCCGCCTGGCAGCGCGCATGAAGGCCAACACGGACAGGGCAGCGGACTCCTATTGGGCAGCAGACTCCCGCCACAGATCCGCTTAG